One stretch of Chaetodon auriga isolate fChaAug3 chromosome 18, fChaAug3.hap1, whole genome shotgun sequence DNA includes these proteins:
- the LOC143336290 gene encoding uncharacterized protein LOC143336290 — MDVSTSSHSQISTLHSDALCGSCPSSGSAPQANSVWPSLPPSGAGFPAWPGQPTQPAPCWTGQPNTPCWAGTQPTPSTVPAPFSFPAPAQTIAPAPAPATTMVPAPVQVPAPAPAPALVQPCQPYWPGTQCQPPQPPAPIQAQVPAQVPAPTPVPVPAPAPATGIHPNVPGWPAHPGWPYNPGQSGWPAQSPAIMPPHWLPPTSGPLSVPYNLNLARGVYDKMMMTILGHVKPNAKMFTVNFLRGNDIAFHINPRFSEGGKQVLVRNHKVGERWGSEERDLKGPFPFALGSPFEMKILCTQETFRVAVNNIPLFEFRHRVRELNQIDRINILHDVILTYVNVETLP, encoded by the exons ATGGATGTAAGTACCTCATCACATTCTCAGATCTCCACACTG caTTCTGATGCTCTGTGTGGCAGCTGCCCGTCCTCTGGTTCTGCCCCACAGGCTAACAGCGTTTGGCCCAGCCTGCCGCCGTCTGGAGCTGGGTTCCCTGCGTGGCCAGGACAGCCCACCCAGCCTGCACCGTGCTGGACTGGCCAGCCAAACACACCCTGCTGGGCTGGGACACAACCAACTCCATCCACTGTCCCTGCACCATTTTCATTCCCAGCCCCAGCTCAAACCATCGCACCTGCCCCTGCACCTGCCACAACCATGGTTCCAGCTCCAGTTCAagttccagctccagctccagctccagctctggTGCAGCCCTGCCAGCCTTACTGGCCAGGCACCCAGTGCCAGCCTCCCCAGCCACCAGCTCCAATTCAAGCTCAAGTCCCTGCTCAAGTCCCAGCTCCAACTCCAGTCCCAGTCCCAGCGCCTGCTCCTGCTACAGGCATCCACCCAAATGTACCAGGGTGGCCTGCCCACCCTGGCTGGCCTTATAACCCAGGACAGTCAGGAtggcctgcacagagtccaGCTATCATGCCTCCACACTGGCTTCCACCCACGTCTGGACCTCTT AGTGTGCCATACAACTTGAACCTGGCACGAGGGGTCTATGACAAGATGATGATGACCATTCTGGGCCATGTCAAACCTAATGCCAAAAT GTTCACAGTGAACTTTCTGAGAGGCAACGACATTGCCTTTCACATAAACCCCCGCTTCAGTGAGGGGGGCAAACAGGTGCTGGTCCGTAACCACAAAGTGGGTGAGCGCTGGGGCTCAGAGGAGAGGGATCTGAAAGGACCCTTCCCTTTTGCTCTTGGGAGCCCATTTGAG ATGAAGATCCTCTGCACTCAAGAGACGTTCAGGGTGGCCGTGAACAACATCCCGCTGTTTGAGTTCAGACACCGCGTCAGAGAGCTCAACCAGATTGACAGAATCAACATCCTGCATGATGTCATCCTCACCTACGTCAACGTGGAGACACTTCCATAG